Proteins encoded together in one Terriglobus saanensis SP1PR4 window:
- the mreD gene encoding rod shape-determining protein MreD, whose product MARRGLSTRRALQQHTFPPAVTAVIVLFALFLGVYLPHLFPRYDLLDLPLIIVIFFAVSQRSPMAGTFLGMIVGLAQDLPTNEPIGINGIAKSIVGYAAASIGLQIDVENPLNRTLLSFAFSLLQSAILFVVRHWMLGMPGYRGLWLHELIKAGVNAAVATPLFLLLDRTRSDS is encoded by the coding sequence ATGGCAAGACGTGGACTTTCAACCCGGCGTGCATTGCAGCAACACACCTTCCCCCCGGCGGTGACGGCGGTGATCGTGCTCTTTGCGCTCTTCCTCGGGGTCTATCTGCCGCACCTCTTTCCACGGTACGACCTTCTGGATCTGCCGCTGATTATCGTGATCTTCTTTGCGGTCTCCCAACGGAGCCCAATGGCGGGAACGTTTCTCGGCATGATCGTAGGTCTGGCCCAGGACCTTCCAACGAATGAGCCAATCGGCATCAACGGGATTGCGAAGTCCATCGTGGGATACGCTGCCGCTTCCATCGGTCTGCAAATCGATGTGGAGAACCCGCTCAACCGGACGCTTTTGAGTTTCGCCTTCAGCCTTCTGCAGAGCGCGATTCTGTTCGTCGTGCGTCACTGGATGCTAGGCATGCCGGGGTATCGGGGATTGTGGCTGCATGAGTTGATCAAAGCGGGCGTGAATGCGGCTGTGGCTACGCCGCTGTTTCTGCTGCTGGACCGGACGCGTTCGGATAGCTAG
- a CDS encoding DMT family transporter — protein MPIRHRNLGFAACGCAGALWGTGFFFGKIALREMSVGHMVFYRFFFAIVALVPLLILHRPTFDRRAWGWLALGSFLGVPLQFLFQFKGLSLTTVAHASLMVGTMPVILAVGAAVFAHERMDLLGWTSLAVSTCGATLIALGASHSTHGGPTVAGDLLVVFSLCIALFWILINKKLMAHHTSIAVTAWGLLAGFVMLAVWTPLAYGLPPVHGISARAWMALAASGVLCTAATTMLWNWGMQQVPASQAGVFLNLEPLMGSVLGILLLHETLGPSAWVGGTMIVLAAVVLTTRSRTEVVGAELASALVTE, from the coding sequence ATGCCTATCCGCCATCGCAATCTTGGTTTCGCAGCATGCGGCTGCGCGGGCGCTCTTTGGGGTACGGGGTTCTTTTTTGGAAAGATCGCTCTAAGGGAGATGTCTGTCGGGCACATGGTCTTCTATCGCTTCTTCTTCGCGATCGTGGCCCTGGTCCCCCTCTTGATCCTCCATCGCCCCACGTTTGACCGGCGCGCCTGGGGCTGGCTGGCGCTCGGATCTTTTCTCGGTGTGCCGTTGCAGTTTCTTTTTCAGTTCAAAGGACTTTCGTTGACCACGGTGGCACATGCCTCCCTGATGGTGGGGACGATGCCGGTGATCCTGGCTGTGGGCGCGGCGGTCTTCGCGCACGAGCGTATGGATCTGCTCGGTTGGACCTCTCTCGCTGTCTCCACATGCGGAGCTACCTTGATCGCCCTGGGCGCGAGCCACTCCACGCATGGTGGACCTACGGTCGCGGGAGATCTGTTGGTGGTGTTTTCGCTCTGCATCGCGCTGTTCTGGATCCTAATCAACAAAAAGTTGATGGCTCACCACACCTCGATTGCCGTAACCGCATGGGGTCTGCTGGCGGGATTTGTCATGCTGGCTGTCTGGACGCCGCTGGCGTACGGCCTGCCTCCAGTGCATGGAATTTCAGCGCGGGCGTGGATGGCGCTCGCGGCCAGCGGTGTGCTGTGTACGGCGGCCACCACGATGCTTTGGAACTGGGGCATGCAGCAGGTGCCGGCCTCGCAGGCGGGTGTATTTCTTAATCTGGAGCCCCTGATGGGTTCGGTTCTGGGTATTCTCCTCTTGCACGAGACCCTCGGCCCTTCGGCGTGGGTGGGAGGAACCATGATCGTTCTGGCCGCCGTGGTGTTGACCACGCGCTCCCGCACCGAGGTAGTAGGCGCCGAACTGGCGTCTGCCCTGGTCACCGAATGA
- a CDS encoding rod shape-determining protein, producing MSQNGYQMRSSRARNFRSLFSLFSNDLAIDLGTANTLVYAHGKGIVVNEPSIIAVNKLTNEVEAVGKEAKEMIGRTPGNIVAIRPMKDGVIADFRHTEKMLNYFIQKAHNRKMLVHPRIIIGVPSEITQVEKRAVEDSAYRAKASEVYLVEQAMVAAIGAGLPITEPGGNMVVDIGGGTTDIAVISLAGIVYSRSVRMAGNQMDEAVINYLKRKYNLLIGERTAEQIKIEIGSAYPLDKPLTYEIKGRNLIEGVPKTITIDDSEIREALAECIATIMNAIRVALERTPPELSADISDRGIVLTGGGALIKNLDRRIREETGLPVSIADDPLASVVLGTGRMLSDFKLLRKISID from the coding sequence ATGTCTCAGAATGGTTATCAGATGCGGTCTTCGCGCGCGCGCAATTTTCGCTCGCTCTTCAGCTTGTTTTCCAACGATCTCGCGATCGATCTGGGAACGGCCAATACGCTGGTCTACGCCCATGGCAAGGGCATCGTGGTGAACGAACCTTCCATTATCGCCGTGAATAAGCTCACCAACGAGGTTGAGGCGGTCGGTAAAGAGGCGAAGGAGATGATTGGCCGCACGCCGGGCAACATCGTGGCCATCCGCCCCATGAAGGACGGCGTGATCGCCGACTTCCGCCACACCGAAAAGATGCTCAACTACTTCATTCAAAAGGCACATAACCGCAAGATGCTGGTGCATCCCCGCATCATCATCGGCGTGCCGAGTGAGATTACGCAGGTAGAAAAGCGCGCCGTCGAGGATTCCGCCTATCGCGCCAAGGCTAGCGAGGTTTACCTGGTCGAGCAGGCCATGGTGGCCGCGATTGGCGCGGGTCTGCCGATTACGGAGCCGGGCGGCAACATGGTTGTGGATATCGGCGGCGGAACTACGGACATTGCAGTTATTTCGCTGGCCGGAATTGTCTATTCACGGTCGGTTCGCATGGCCGGAAATCAGATGGACGAAGCCGTCATAAACTACCTGAAGCGCAAGTACAACCTGCTGATCGGCGAGCGCACGGCGGAGCAGATCAAGATCGAGATCGGTTCGGCCTATCCTCTGGATAAGCCGCTCACCTACGAGATCAAAGGACGCAACCTGATCGAAGGTGTGCCGAAGACGATCACCATTGATGACTCCGAGATTCGCGAGGCCCTGGCCGAGTGCATCGCGACGATCATGAATGCGATCCGCGTGGCGCTGGAACGTACCCCTCCTGAGCTCTCCGCGGATATTTCGGATCGTGGCATTGTGCTGACGGGCGGTGGCGCTCTCATTAAGAATCTCGATCGCCGCATTCGCGAAGAGACAGGTTTGCCTGTTTCGATTGCGGACGACCCTCTTGCATCGGTAGTGCTGGGTACGGGCCGCATGCTTTCAGACTTCAAGCTCCTGCGTAAGATCTCGATCGACTAA
- the mreC gene encoding rod shape-determining protein MreC produces MESFFQRYRNGLVLIAVLLVQTIALATQVRRPDYAGRADGHHIRLLRLWMNAILSPPEKLLTKTGHGLRNAWHGYIDLRHTRQQNLELKSELAQIHLHEAAIAEDARQDQRLRSLLEFRQQYVSKTVAAQVIGTSGSDLSRVLNIDKGSRDGLRPDMAVITPDGIVGKIRNVYPTTSEVLLINDSSAGAGVILENTRLRGILRGSANGVPQIVNLLPDNRIHPGDRVVTSGGDRIFPRGLAVGTVKTIAPDPEHQPYTAITIKAAADLDRLEEVLIITETATDLKPVPASELSAEEAIATKRASEIVAEHLPGLHDPGEAVPTVKPGEKPAPTMPDGPAKAAPALHPDRYSPGAVAPAADLTPGAPHSTTSAPPSTFTPRPASIPKKETPE; encoded by the coding sequence ATGGAATCATTCTTTCAGCGGTATAGAAACGGGCTGGTTCTGATCGCAGTGTTGCTGGTGCAGACGATCGCGCTGGCAACGCAGGTGCGACGGCCCGACTATGCCGGACGCGCGGACGGACACCATATCCGGCTCCTGCGCCTGTGGATGAACGCGATCCTCTCGCCCCCGGAAAAGCTCCTGACCAAGACGGGCCACGGCCTGCGCAACGCGTGGCACGGTTATATCGACCTGCGCCACACGCGCCAGCAGAATCTTGAACTGAAGTCTGAACTGGCGCAAATCCACCTGCACGAAGCCGCCATTGCGGAGGACGCGCGGCAGGACCAGAGGCTGCGTTCCCTGCTGGAATTTCGACAGCAGTACGTCTCCAAGACGGTAGCGGCACAGGTGATCGGAACGAGCGGCAGCGACCTTTCGCGCGTTCTGAATATCGATAAAGGCTCGCGCGATGGTCTGCGGCCCGATATGGCGGTCATCACACCGGACGGTATCGTGGGCAAAATCCGCAACGTCTATCCCACGACCTCTGAGGTGCTGCTGATCAATGATTCGAGTGCGGGCGCTGGTGTGATCCTGGAGAACACGCGGCTGCGCGGGATCCTGCGGGGATCGGCGAATGGCGTGCCACAGATCGTGAACCTGCTTCCCGACAATCGCATTCATCCCGGAGACAGAGTGGTTACCTCAGGTGGAGATCGGATCTTCCCGCGGGGCCTTGCCGTGGGTACGGTAAAGACGATTGCGCCTGATCCCGAACACCAGCCGTACACTGCCATCACGATCAAGGCTGCCGCGGACCTGGACCGGTTGGAGGAAGTTCTCATCATCACCGAGACAGCTACCGACCTGAAGCCCGTCCCAGCGAGTGAGTTGAGTGCAGAAGAGGCTATCGCCACCAAGCGAGCCTCAGAGATTGTGGCCGAGCATCTGCCGGGTCTGCATGATCCGGGCGAGGCTGTACCCACCGTCAAGCCCGGAGAAAAACCAGCGCCAACCATGCCCGATGGGCCTGCAAAGGCCGCGCCGGCACTACACCCTGATCGCTATTCTCCTGGAGCAGTTGCGCCAGCGGCAGACCTCACGCCAGGAGCGCCTCATAGCACCACATCCGCACCCCCTTCAACCTTTACGCCTCGCCCGGCCAGCATCCCGAAGAAGGAGACACCCGAGTAG
- the ald gene encoding alanine dehydrogenase: MVIGVPKEVKDHESRVGITPAGVKALVDAGHKVLVETKAGELSAFPDDEYQAAGAEIVGSAYDTWRLADMVVKVKEPVEKEYQNFRSGLVLFTYLHLAPIAGLTNALLEKGVIGIAYETVRDRVGSLPLLTPMSEVAGRLSVQVGAAYLQKEHGGRGVLLGGVPGVPPGNVVIIGGGVVGVNAAKMALGLGAKVTLIDLNLNRLRELDDIFNGRLYTLASNSYNIHRAACEADLLIGGVLIPGAAAPKLVTAEMVSKMKRGAVIVDVAIDQGGCIETARPTTHSNPSYVVDGVVHYCVTNMPAAVPNTSTLALTNATFPYVLKLAALGARTAIREDVGIAEGVNTYNGVLTYEAVAQSQAREWTPVAKLVS; the protein is encoded by the coding sequence ATGGTGATTGGCGTACCGAAGGAAGTAAAAGATCACGAGAGCCGGGTCGGCATTACGCCAGCCGGGGTGAAGGCGCTCGTGGACGCAGGCCACAAAGTTCTCGTAGAAACAAAAGCTGGCGAACTGTCTGCCTTTCCCGACGACGAATATCAGGCCGCAGGCGCTGAAATCGTCGGCTCTGCCTACGACACGTGGCGTCTCGCCGATATGGTGGTTAAGGTCAAAGAGCCCGTGGAGAAGGAGTACCAGAACTTCCGTTCCGGTCTTGTCCTGTTCACTTATCTGCATCTTGCTCCCATCGCGGGACTCACGAACGCTCTTCTGGAAAAGGGCGTCATCGGCATCGCCTATGAGACCGTCCGTGACCGCGTCGGTTCGCTTCCGCTTCTGACTCCCATGAGCGAAGTTGCAGGCCGTCTCAGTGTGCAGGTGGGCGCTGCCTACCTGCAGAAAGAACATGGCGGCCGCGGCGTTCTCCTGGGCGGTGTTCCCGGCGTGCCTCCGGGTAACGTGGTCATCATCGGCGGCGGTGTCGTCGGCGTGAATGCAGCCAAGATGGCTCTCGGCCTCGGCGCTAAAGTCACGCTCATTGATCTGAACCTGAACCGCCTGCGCGAACTCGACGACATCTTCAATGGCCGCCTCTATACGCTCGCGTCGAACAGCTACAACATTCATCGCGCAGCCTGTGAGGCTGACCTTCTCATCGGCGGCGTTCTGATCCCGGGCGCGGCGGCTCCCAAGCTGGTTACGGCGGAGATGGTCAGCAAGATGAAACGCGGAGCCGTGATCGTCGATGTCGCCATCGACCAGGGCGGATGCATTGAGACCGCCCGGCCTACGACGCACAGCAATCCTTCCTACGTCGTCGACGGCGTCGTGCACTACTGCGTGACCAACATGCCTGCGGCTGTGCCGAATACGTCTACCCTTGCTCTGACGAACGCGACCTTCCCTTACGTGCTGAAGCTGGCTGCGCTGGGTGCGCGGACGGCTATCCGCGAAGATGTGGGTATCGCGGAGGGCGTGAACACGTACAACGGGGTTCTCACCTATGAAGCAGTGGCCCAATCGCAGGCACGTGAATGGACGCCAGTGGCCAAACTCGTCTCCTAA
- a CDS encoding sensor histidine kinase — translation MPVGPPLTPPHSNRRKVVAIVLGVCLLILLLALLALNAFNSARLLSPNTTGQIFLFTAISAVAFLLFVVLLVLLVRNVLKLYAEQRSRVLGARLRTRMLWGAVLLSLVPISFMFCFSYLLMNRAVERWFSQPAAQLREDSTQVALELARYVAANARAESSDIAAALSTPQGALTSDPTRIKEELEQHEVTLQGGFVMLFSVGQPIAQFHRPAGFTNAAIRSWIPRFATEDPLAPRISDTPEVVTGTIDHILLDAVRRTDEPVVTIGTTDYSIGFVWVRDGGLVVVALPLPAGMNATIARLQRAAEQYWTLFHLRRQIRTTYMLLMLMITGLAMFASTWLALYLSKQVTRPVEALADAMEEIAQGHYDHRVAETATEELGELVHSFNMMAADLDQSRRQVEQSTLQVYEANAAIDRRRHELETMLQTIPNGVVMMDAQQRIVVVNRAFSEMLDPGGQRPFTGSLLRDVLPVDATEPVERLLQRSHRMGTASSEMEMQSPNGTLNIAATASILESGIGSERKATGYVLVLENATQLLRAQKQSAWKEVARRVAHEIKNPLTPISLSAEQIRRHIGRLKDLLQAAELDSPSIDVIHRSSEVISSSVESMRSLVDQFSSLAEFPNARPRPSDLNEIVRQSLALFAGRLHGTEVVCKLAPHLPLVMADAEAFKRALSNLIDNAAEAMQGSLVREIHVVTSLADDAGMVSLSVADTGPGVTTEMRDRLFLPYFSTKQRGTGLGLTIAAKIVQDHQGSIRVEKNMPTGAKFIIDVPVAQAYPGVDASEVVHATGEEKA, via the coding sequence TTGCCAGTTGGACCACCACTCACGCCACCGCACTCGAACCGGCGCAAAGTCGTCGCGATCGTGCTGGGCGTCTGTCTACTGATTCTTCTGCTGGCCTTGCTTGCGTTGAACGCCTTCAACTCGGCACGTCTGCTTAGCCCGAACACGACAGGCCAGATCTTCCTTTTCACCGCAATCTCTGCGGTGGCATTCCTTCTCTTTGTCGTTCTTCTTGTCCTCCTGGTTCGCAATGTCCTGAAGCTCTATGCGGAGCAGCGCAGCCGCGTTCTTGGCGCGCGCCTGCGGACACGCATGCTCTGGGGCGCGGTTCTGCTTTCGCTCGTCCCGATCAGCTTCATGTTCTGCTTCAGCTATCTGCTGATGAATCGCGCGGTCGAACGGTGGTTCTCGCAGCCTGCGGCGCAGCTTCGGGAAGACTCCACCCAGGTGGCGCTTGAGCTTGCGCGGTACGTTGCTGCAAACGCGCGAGCGGAGTCTTCCGACATTGCCGCAGCGCTCAGCACGCCGCAGGGTGCGCTAACCTCCGACCCTACCCGGATCAAGGAAGAACTGGAACAGCACGAAGTGACGCTCCAGGGCGGTTTCGTGATGCTTTTTTCTGTGGGACAGCCGATCGCACAGTTTCATCGTCCCGCTGGCTTTACCAACGCCGCCATCCGCAGTTGGATCCCGCGTTTCGCAACAGAAGATCCTCTTGCGCCTCGAATTTCAGACACCCCCGAAGTCGTGACTGGCACGATCGATCACATCCTTCTCGACGCGGTCCGTCGAACCGACGAACCTGTCGTCACCATTGGAACCACGGACTACAGCATCGGTTTCGTCTGGGTACGAGATGGGGGTCTCGTCGTGGTGGCGCTCCCTCTACCCGCAGGGATGAACGCAACTATCGCCCGTCTGCAGCGTGCTGCAGAGCAGTACTGGACGCTATTTCATCTGCGGCGACAGATCCGCACCACCTATATGCTGCTGATGCTCATGATCACCGGCTTGGCCATGTTCGCATCCACCTGGCTTGCCCTTTACCTGTCCAAGCAGGTCACGCGTCCCGTGGAAGCTCTCGCCGACGCCATGGAAGAGATCGCACAGGGCCATTACGACCATCGCGTCGCAGAGACCGCCACGGAAGAGCTCGGCGAACTGGTGCACTCGTTCAATATGATGGCCGCCGATCTCGACCAGAGTCGCAGGCAGGTGGAGCAGTCCACGCTTCAGGTGTACGAAGCCAACGCTGCCATCGACCGCCGCCGCCACGAACTGGAAACCATGCTGCAGACCATCCCGAACGGCGTCGTGATGATGGATGCGCAGCAGCGCATCGTCGTCGTCAACCGCGCCTTCAGCGAGATGCTCGATCCCGGCGGTCAACGCCCATTCACTGGCTCGCTCCTTCGCGATGTCCTCCCGGTGGATGCAACCGAACCGGTCGAACGTCTCCTCCAGCGCAGCCATCGCATGGGCACGGCTTCGTCCGAGATGGAGATGCAGTCGCCCAACGGCACGCTGAATATCGCGGCCACGGCGTCCATCCTGGAATCGGGCATCGGAAGCGAACGCAAGGCGACGGGCTATGTTCTGGTACTCGAAAACGCGACGCAGCTTTTGCGCGCGCAAAAACAATCGGCGTGGAAAGAAGTTGCTCGTCGCGTCGCCCATGAGATCAAGAACCCCCTCACCCCCATCTCTCTTTCTGCCGAACAGATTCGCCGTCACATCGGGCGTCTTAAGGATCTTCTTCAGGCTGCGGAACTAGACTCACCTTCCATTGATGTGATTCACCGTTCGAGCGAAGTGATCAGCAGTTCCGTAGAGAGCATGCGGTCGCTCGTCGACCAGTTCTCCTCGCTGGCGGAGTTTCCCAACGCACGCCCTCGACCGTCAGATTTGAACGAGATCGTCAGGCAGTCGCTTGCTCTCTTTGCCGGACGTCTCCATGGCACAGAGGTGGTCTGCAAGCTTGCGCCGCATCTGCCGCTCGTCATGGCTGACGCAGAGGCTTTCAAGCGTGCGCTCTCGAACCTCATCGATAACGCCGCTGAAGCCATGCAGGGAAGCCTCGTCCGCGAGATTCATGTCGTCACCTCTCTTGCGGATGATGCCGGTATGGTCTCACTCTCCGTGGCAGATACGGGACCGGGGGTGACCACGGAGATGCGGGACCGCCTCTTCCTCCCT